GACGGTCCACTCGCCGGTCGTAGCATCGTAACGGGCAATTGAACCGCGAGTCTCCATCGGGGTGGGAATCAGGCGCTGGTTGATAATCTCTTCCTTAACAACCACCTCAGCGCTGGCAATCGCCGCATCGGCTGCCGCCTTGTTACCACACTCCCATTCAAACACAATATTGTTGGGAGCTGCTTCGTGAATCTGGGGGGCGCCGGGTTCAACCGCCTTACGCGCATCGACAACTGCCGGCAGCGGCTCGTACTCGACCTCAACTGCATCAGCAGCGTCACGTGCAATATACCGATCTTCGGCAACCACCATCGCCACCGGATCACCGACAAGTGCTACCTTATCGACTGCCAGGGCACGTGGCGGAACCGGATAATTCTTCACCCCAGCCGCCTGCCATGCTGCCGGCATTGGATTTATGTCAAGCATATCCTTGCCGGTGAACACCGCAACAACACCCGGCATTGCCAGAGCGCGACTGGCATCAATCGAGACAATCTTCGCGTGGGCGTGTGGGCTACGCACCAGCGCGATATGGAGCATTCCCGGCAGCTTGATGTCGTCGAGGTAATTGCCGTGGCCGGTAATCAGCTTCGGATCCTCACGGCGCTTGAGCGCCCGTCCAACCAATCGCTCCTTCATTTCGGTAGCGGTCATCCTTGACTCCTCACTAGGTTCTGTGTGAACTTCTGTCGGACGGATTAATCAGCGGCCTGCATTGCTGCCATCTTCTCGGCAGCGTAGCGCACGGCACGGACAATATTCTCGTACCCGGTGCAGCGACAGAGATTACCTTCAAGACCGTGGCGAATCTCTTCTTCGGAGGGATTGGGGTTACGTTTGAGCAGATCGGCAGCAGCCATGATCATGCCAGGGGTGCAGAAACCACATTGCAAGCCGTGCTTCTCCCAGAAACCTTCTTGCAACGGGTGCAACTGAACATCCTGAGCCAGACCTTCGATGGTGGTAATCTCGGCACCATCACACTGAACGGCCAACGTTGTACACGACTTCACACTGACCCCGTTAATGTGAACCACACACGCACCACACTGGCTGGTGTCGCACCCAATGTGGGTACCCGTCAGATTCAGATGCTCGCGCAGGTAATGAACCAGCAGCAGGCGGGGTTCGACCTCGCTGGTATGGCGAACACCATTGACCGTGACCGTAATCGTTGTCACTCTCCAACCTCCTCGTTGTCTGCGAAACGAACAACCAGACTAATGTTATGACGGGCGAAAACGGCGGGACAGCGTCGTGAGTGGTGCCGCCCGATCAGGTAAGCTATTGTGATGGTGTCACCTGGTCAGCGTCGTTGACCGAGTAGATAGCCGAGTAAGAAGGCGACGATCACCCAGGGCACCCATGGGCGCTCTTTCAGAAAATCCTCTACTACTCCTAGAGCGACATCAATTTCGCTAAGCCCTTCTCCTGCCGGCACGTGAATCGTGCGGCGGAACGATGGTGTTTCCGGTTGGGCTGAGGCCGGTGCTTCCCTTACCTCGGCGGCAGGTGCTGATGTCGATGCAGCAGGCGCTGAAGCCGGTGCAGATGTAGTGGTTGACGTTTCCGTCGCCGATTCGACAGGTGCTGCCACCGGAGGTGTCTCAGGTGCAGCAGGTGCTGCCGCCGGCTCGGCAACAGCTTCACTGCCCGATCCACCGGCGCGGCGAGCTTCGATCTGCGCTGCCAGCGCCTTCAGACTCTGCGAGATAAGCGTCTTGGCAGCACCATCGAGCAACCGCTGACCAACACTCGCAATTGTGCCACCTATCTGTGCTTCGCCACCGTAGTCAAGGATCGTGTGGCCGTTTTCTTCGCGAAGCTGAATACTACCAGAACCCTTCAGAAAGCCATTGCTTCCTTTTCCATCAACATGAATTTCGTATGACTCAGGTGGGTGCAGATTGTCGATCTTGACCCGTCCACTGTACACACCACGAACGGCTTGCAGACCGATCTTCAACGTACTTTCATATTCATTCTCGCCGACCTGTTCGAGACGTTGACAACCGGGGATGGTGCGAGCCAATACCTCTGGATCATTCAGTGCGGCCCACACCTCCTCACGACTGGCGGCAAATGTGTAATTACCGGCGATCTTCACACTCACTCCTTGTTGACCGGTTCAGATGCACCAAGCCGGACAACCTCTATCGAAGAGCGATCCCTGCTGATCACCTCACAACAGACACAGTGACGGCGATCAGGGTTGCAGCAATAATTCGGTATACGTGCAACGGTGACTATATGTAGCTTCAGATATGGGTTCCATATCTATCCTACCTAATAGTAAATGCTTTGTCAAGGCAAAAGAATGGCGATGCTGGTGCCTGCTTACGAAGTGATACGGTTTGCAAAACCGTGAACCACGCATCGTCCAAAAACTATCTGGTCGCGCATCGGGAATACGCTCCCCAAAATACTTGACAAAGATACGTCGCATAGTTTATATTGGATACCGTTGTATGGTGCAGGCGACACCATCAATGTACCTCAACAACACACACGCACTCATCCAGAGCGGTGGAGGGACCGGCCCGTTGAAACCGCAGCAACCCTCGTATGCGTCGCCGCATACGAACGGTGCTAAGTCCGGCAGAGGTGTTCTGGAAGATGAGCGACGTGGAAGAACGGCTTAGTGCAACGATTTCACGCCCTCATCGCACGTTGAGGGCGTTTTTGTTGCCTGCAATCTGGCTTATCTGTTTTGAGGAGGTTGTTATGTCTGATGCTCCGCGCTTCACCGGTTTTGAAACTCTCGCCCTGCATGCCGGCCAAACCCCCGATCCGACCACTGGGTCGCGAGCTGTTCCTATCTACGCCACCACATCCTATCAATTCAAAGACACAGACCATGCAGCACGCCTGTTCAATCTGCAAGAGTTTGGTAATATCTACACTCGCATTATGAATCCGACCACCGATGTCTTTGAACAGCGGATGGCGGCACTGGAGGGCGGAGTAGGTGCGCTGGCGCTGGCATCGGGGCAGGCCGCTGAAACGCTGGCTATTCTCAACCTGGCCGGAAGTGGCGACAATATCGTCGCATCCTCTGACCTGTATGGCGGCACCTACAACCTCTTCCGTCATACATTACCAAAGTTAGGCATTACGACTCGCTTTGTTGATGCCCGTGATTACGATGGCTTTGCCGCTGCGATTGATGGGCGTACCAAAGCCTTCTTCCTCGAATTAGTCGGCAATCCACGGCTTGATGTGCTCGATCTGGAGCGCATTGCCGCAATTGCGCATGCGCAGGGTGTGCCGGTCATCGTCGATGCGACCACGGTCACACCGTACCTGTGGCAACCGATCCAGCACGGCGCCGATATTGTGATTCACTCGGCAACCAAGTACATTGGTGGTCATGGCACGGCTATCGGAGGCATCATTGTTGACAGTGGTAAGTTTGATTGGGCAGCCAGTGGCCGTTTTCCCGAATTTACCAATCCCGATCCGAGCTATCACGGCCTGATCTATACCCAGGCTTTCGGCAACCTGGCGTACATTATCAAGGCACGAGTGCAAGGGCTACGCGACATTGGGGCTGCGCTTAGCCCATTTAACAGCTTCCTGTTCCTGCAAGGGCTGGAGACGTTGCCACTCCGGATGGAACGACACAGCAAGAATGCGCTGGCAGTGGCCCGTTATCTGAGTGAGCATCCCAAAGTGGCGTGGGTCAACTACCCCGGTCTTCCCAGCCATCCAAGCTATGCCCTGGCTCAGAAATATCTGCCGCGTGGGCAGAGTGGGATTGTTGGCTTCGGCCTGAAGGGTGGGCGTGCCGCCGGACGTACCTTCATTGAGCGGTTACGGCTCTTCTCGCACCTCGCCAATATTGGCGATGCCAAGAGCCTTGCGATCCATCCGGCAACCACCACCCACAGCCAGTTGACGCCGGAAGAACAATTGCTGACCGGCGTGACCGACGATTATGTCCGGCTCTCGATTGGCCTGGAGACGATTGACGATATTCTGGCCGATCTTGATCATGCCCTGGCAGGAACCCCATCATAGTGTTGGATCAGAGAGCAACGACAACGGCGTCGCTGCTCTCTGATACCGGCAAGGAGCAACGACAATATGGAAGCAATTGTGCAGGCGCCAACCCCAGAGGGGGTTGGCATTGTGCGTACTCAACGGATGCATTGGACAACCCCCCTGACCCTTACGAGCGGAGCGACGTTAGGTCCGATCACTCTGGCGTATGAAACCTACGGTGAACTGGCTCCGGATCGCTCGAATGCCATCTTGATTCTGCACGCTCTGTCTGGCGATGCCCACGCTGCCGGGTTTCACAGTCCAACCGACCGCAAACCCGGCTGGTGGGACGCAATGATCGGGCCGGGTCGTCCGTTTGACACCAATCGTTACTTCGTGATCTGCTCAAATGTGATCGGCGGCTGCCGTGGCTCAACCGGCCCGTCAAGTCCACACCCGTCTGATGGACGACCTTACGGTTCACGCTTTCCCCTTATCACCATTGAAGATATGGTGCATGCGCAACAGCGTCTGATCGATGCGCTGGGCATTGATACCCTGCTTGCCGTGGCGGGTGGCTCGATGGGTGGATTTCAGGCACTGGCCTGGACAGTAGAGTATCCGCAACGGGTGCGTGGCGCCATCCTGCTGGCTACCAGTGCCCGCTCTAGCCCCCAGACTGTGGCCTGGAACTATATCGGTCGGCGGGCAATTATGGCCGATCCGCGCTGGCGAGGCGGTGATTACTACGATAGCGATGCGCCACGTGATGGGCTGGCAGTAGCCCGCATGCTCGGTCACATCACCTATCTGTGCGAAGAAAAACTGGAACAGCGGTTTGGCCGTCGGGTTGATGGTGATGCGCTCGATTTAGGGCCACGGTTTGCTATCGAACACTACCTCGAACATCAGGCGGCGCGCTTCAACGACCGCTTCGATGCCAACTCGTACCTGGTGATCACGCGGGCGATGGACAACTGGGATCTGACAGCACGGTATGGATCGCTGACAGCCGCCTTTGATCTGACCCGTGCCCGTTTTCTGGCCCTGGCGTACAGCAGCGATTGGCTCTACCCACCGGCAGAAACGTATCAGATGGCGGCAGCCGCGCAAGCTGCCGGTCGTTCATTCACAACCCATCTGATTACCACCGATGCCGGGCATGACGCATTCCTGACCGATGTCGCAGCGCAGAGCGAGCTGATCCGCGATTTTCTGAACAGACTGATGACAGAATAGTATGGCGTATGGGTTGTTTTTTTAATAGTTTTTTTATGACTCATCCGGTTGCGCATGCACTGATCTACTACATATAATGTATAGGCGTCATCGGCACCGGATAGAGGGCACCCTTGAAACGTTCCAGAAGGCTGCTGACACAGTGGTTGCGGTTGCCTGTGGCTAAACGGCTCCTCATTGCAGGAACGCCGTTCATTATGTTATTTCTCGTGTATGGTGTGGTATGGGAATATCGAGGGTGGGGTGTAGTACTAACAATCCTTACCATCATTCTGATGATCGGGTTGTGGCAATATTTCCAGCATCGGATCACAATCCAGCAACAGCGCATCCGCGAACTTGAGCAAGAATTGGCAGATGCTCAGGCTGTAGCTGCTCTCGCAACCCGTACCAAAAGTGCGTTTCTGACAAACATCAGCCACGAGTTACGGACACCGTTAAACACGATTATTGGTTATAGTGAATTGTTACATGAAGATGTGCTTGATGAGCGACTCGCCGTTGATGAGGTGCGTGAGCGGCTGGAGCGCATTCAGGCTGCGGCCAGGCAGTTGTTGAGCCTGATCAACGACATCATCGAACTGGCGCGGCTGGAGGCCGGTGATGTTCCGTTGAATTATGAACCATGGCCAATCGGGTTACTGATTAAAGAGGTTTGCGCCACGATTGAGCCACTGGTAGAACAGCAACAGAATCGCCTCGTGGTTGATGTACAACCAGACCCTGAGATGGTTGTTCACATCGACCGTAAAAAGGTTCGTCAGGTGTTGTTGCACCTCCTGGATAATGCCGTAAAGTTCACCCGGCAGGGCGAAATCAAATTCATCGTTACAATTCGGCGAAGTGATGATGGAACTGAATTATTGATCTGTAACATCAGTGATACCGGTGTCGGCATGACTGCACAACAACTCGATCTGCTATTTGCACCGTTTACCCGCTTCGATGAACCACTCACGCAGCGATCCAGTGGTGTCGGTATCGGTCTGGCCATTGCTCACCGGTTATGTCTCCTAATGAATGGAACGATTGCCGTTACCAGTCAGCCCGGTAGCGGTACAACGTTCTTGATTACGCTTCCCCTGCCTTCTGATCAGACTGACACCCTGAGTGACACCTATGACTACCAAACTGAACTCAATGCGTCTTCTTGAACGTCATCACATCGCGTACACTGTGCATGAGTACGAATACAACGATGCATACGACGCGCAAACAATTGCCCGGATGATCGGGGTGCCGGCAAGTCAGGTATTCAAGACCCTCGTTGTTGGTGGTGCCGGTGTGCGACCAATTCTGGCAATGGTTCCGGCTGACGCACAACTGTCACTGAAGCGCCTGGCAGCGCTGATCGGCGTCAAATCGCTTGATC
This genomic window from Chloroflexus aurantiacus J-10-fl contains:
- a CDS encoding SRPBCC family protein — encoded protein: MKIAGNYTFAASREEVWAALNDPEVLARTIPGCQRLEQVGENEYESTLKIGLQAVRGVYSGRVKIDNLHPPESYEIHVDGKGSNGFLKGSGSIQLREENGHTILDYGGEAQIGGTIASVGQRLLDGAAKTLISQSLKALAAQIEARRAGGSGSEAVAEPAAAPAAPETPPVAAPVESATETSTTTSAPASAPAASTSAPAAEVREAPASAQPETPSFRRTIHVPAGEGLSEIDVALGVVEDFLKERPWVPWVIVAFLLGYLLGQRR
- a CDS encoding homocysteine synthase; protein product: MSDAPRFTGFETLALHAGQTPDPTTGSRAVPIYATTSYQFKDTDHAARLFNLQEFGNIYTRIMNPTTDVFEQRMAALEGGVGALALASGQAAETLAILNLAGSGDNIVASSDLYGGTYNLFRHTLPKLGITTRFVDARDYDGFAAAIDGRTKAFFLELVGNPRLDVLDLERIAAIAHAQGVPVIVDATTVTPYLWQPIQHGADIVIHSATKYIGGHGTAIGGIIVDSGKFDWAASGRFPEFTNPDPSYHGLIYTQAFGNLAYIIKARVQGLRDIGAALSPFNSFLFLQGLETLPLRMERHSKNALAVARYLSEHPKVAWVNYPGLPSHPSYALAQKYLPRGQSGIVGFGLKGGRAAGRTFIERLRLFSHLANIGDAKSLAIHPATTTHSQLTPEEQLLTGVTDDYVRLSIGLETIDDILADLDHALAGTPS
- the metX gene encoding homoserine O-acetyltransferase MetX, with protein sequence MEAIVQAPTPEGVGIVRTQRMHWTTPLTLTSGATLGPITLAYETYGELAPDRSNAILILHALSGDAHAAGFHSPTDRKPGWWDAMIGPGRPFDTNRYFVICSNVIGGCRGSTGPSSPHPSDGRPYGSRFPLITIEDMVHAQQRLIDALGIDTLLAVAGGSMGGFQALAWTVEYPQRVRGAILLATSARSSPQTVAWNYIGRRAIMADPRWRGGDYYDSDAPRDGLAVARMLGHITYLCEEKLEQRFGRRVDGDALDLGPRFAIEHYLEHQAARFNDRFDANSYLVITRAMDNWDLTARYGSLTAAFDLTRARFLALAYSSDWLYPPAETYQMAAAAQAAGRSFTTHLITTDAGHDAFLTDVAAQSELIRDFLNRLMTE
- a CDS encoding aminoacyl-tRNA deacylase translates to MTTKLNSMRLLERHHIAYTVHEYEYNDAYDAQTIARMIGVPASQVFKTLVVGGAGVRPILAMVPADAQLSLKRLAALIGVKSLDLLPRADVERLTGLQIGGIGALALTAKGWTSYLDESALQYPVVYVNAGKRGILLGLAPTELVRVVGAKVGAIAERG
- a CDS encoding (2Fe-2S)-binding protein, which gives rise to MTTITVTVNGVRHTSEVEPRLLLVHYLREHLNLTGTHIGCDTSQCGACVVHINGVSVKSCTTLAVQCDGAEITTIEGLAQDVQLHPLQEGFWEKHGLQCGFCTPGMIMAAADLLKRNPNPSEEEIRHGLEGNLCRCTGYENIVRAVRYAAEKMAAMQAAD
- a CDS encoding sensor histidine kinase, coding for MAKRLLIAGTPFIMLFLVYGVVWEYRGWGVVLTILTIILMIGLWQYFQHRITIQQQRIRELEQELADAQAVAALATRTKSAFLTNISHELRTPLNTIIGYSELLHEDVLDERLAVDEVRERLERIQAAARQLLSLINDIIELARLEAGDVPLNYEPWPIGLLIKEVCATIEPLVEQQQNRLVVDVQPDPEMVVHIDRKKVRQVLLHLLDNAVKFTRQGEIKFIVTIRRSDDGTELLICNISDTGVGMTAQQLDLLFAPFTRFDEPLTQRSSGVGIGLAIAHRLCLLMNGTIAVTSQPGSGTTFLITLPLPSDQTDTLSDTYDYQTELNASS